One Micromonospora sp. FIMYZ51 genomic window carries:
- a CDS encoding DUF5872 domain-containing protein produces MAQYTNPELREKLKAEIMASDRGGRPGQWSARKSQLLTKEYQKRGGGYQGPKDERQKSLQRWGGQKWQNRQGTTRARHDGETDRYLPEQAWHQLSPEQQRATDAKKRKESKSGKQYVANTEPARRARRNAAAVPLTELPVAEATRHVRDLDTGQLRAALRAERAGKGRKTLIQRLQSALDGR; encoded by the coding sequence ATGGCGCAGTACACAAATCCCGAGCTGCGGGAAAAGCTCAAGGCAGAAATCATGGCCTCCGACCGGGGCGGGCGGCCGGGACAGTGGTCGGCGCGCAAGTCACAGCTGCTCACGAAGGAATACCAGAAGCGCGGCGGCGGCTATCAGGGCCCAAAGGACGAGCGCCAGAAATCCCTGCAACGCTGGGGTGGGCAGAAATGGCAGAACAGGCAGGGCACCACCCGGGCTCGGCACGACGGCGAAACCGATCGGTACCTCCCCGAGCAAGCCTGGCACCAGCTTTCCCCCGAGCAACAACGCGCGACCGACGCCAAGAAGCGCAAGGAGTCGAAGTCCGGCAAGCAGTACGTCGCAAACACCGAGCCGGCCCGACGCGCACGCCGCAACGCCGCAGCCGTGCCGCTCACGGAGCTGCCGGTCGCCGAGGCCACCCGACACGTCCGCGACCTCGACACCGGTCAGCTGAGAGCGGCGCTACGCGCCGAACGCGCCGGTAAGGGCCGCAAGACACTCATCCAACGGTTGCAGTCGGCACTCGACGGCCGCTGA
- a CDS encoding GlxA family transcriptional regulator, with the protein MSAEAPCDGPREVVIAAADGAVLLDVAGPLQVFALAAKCGGSYRVRLASPDGRPVHTREGVQLGVDTALDAVTGPVHLLLVAGCDPAPTGTALVPLAQAVRRIRERCTVLASVCIGAFVLAEAGLLDGRRATTHWAFCRELARRYPQITVESDGMYVRDGDLYTAAGVTAGIDLALALVERDHDGALARQVAKWLVVFLQRPAGQSQLSVRGRARSTRQAALRMVLDTVAEQPHADHSLAAMAARAAVSPRHLSRLFSDVLGTTPGQYVQRIRVEAAQQLLEAGDDPVEVVAKRCGFHSVETMRQAFHRVIGMAPTTYRDQFQKGTFHA; encoded by the coding sequence ATGAGTGCTGAGGCTCCTTGTGACGGCCCTCGGGAGGTGGTCATTGCCGCCGCCGATGGCGCGGTGCTGCTGGACGTCGCCGGGCCGTTGCAGGTCTTCGCGCTCGCGGCAAAGTGCGGCGGCTCCTACCGGGTCCGACTGGCGTCACCCGACGGCCGTCCGGTGCACACCCGGGAGGGGGTGCAACTCGGCGTCGACACCGCCCTGGACGCGGTGACCGGCCCGGTGCACCTGTTGCTGGTCGCCGGGTGCGACCCGGCACCGACAGGCACCGCGTTGGTGCCGCTCGCCCAGGCCGTACGCCGGATACGCGAGCGGTGCACGGTGCTGGCATCGGTGTGCATCGGCGCGTTCGTGCTGGCCGAGGCCGGTTTGCTCGACGGTCGGCGGGCGACCACCCACTGGGCCTTCTGCCGGGAGCTGGCCAGGCGGTACCCGCAGATCACCGTCGAGTCCGACGGGATGTACGTGCGCGACGGCGACCTCTACACCGCCGCCGGAGTCACCGCTGGCATCGACCTCGCCCTGGCCCTGGTGGAGCGCGACCATGACGGCGCGCTCGCCCGGCAGGTCGCCAAGTGGCTGGTGGTCTTCCTGCAACGGCCGGCCGGCCAGTCGCAGCTGTCGGTACGCGGGCGGGCCCGGTCGACCCGTCAGGCGGCACTGCGGATGGTCCTCGACACGGTCGCCGAGCAACCGCACGCGGATCATTCGCTGGCGGCGATGGCCGCCCGCGCGGCGGTGAGTCCACGTCACCTGTCCCGCTTGTTCAGCGACGTGCTCGGCACCACGCCCGGCCAGTACGTCCAACGGATCCGCGTCGAGGCCGCCCAGCAGCTCCTCGAAGCCGGCGACGACCCCGTCGAGGTGGTGGCCAAGCGGTGCGGCTTCCACAGCGTCGAAACCATGCGGCAGGCGTTTCATCGGGTCATCGGGATGGCCCCGACCACCTATCGCGACCAGTTCCAGAAAGGGACGTTCCATGCCTGA
- a CDS encoding SagB family peptide dehydrogenase produces MVNAPVGGPPIQESYRLRRDAELRLGADGSLILRQTRFQLTLEQPGMGRRGLLLRLADDWVSDVEVGRLVSGLEGESRVLPAQLLLRRLLAHSWLDRRVQVDDRALLDLMPTGLGRGSLPESRPHTPGVRYRLSRFATLQHDRDMLVAASSLSLLTVGCADAALGGLLAAAVPGVEFETVTRLLGVSPQAAGRVLDELVTARILVTDAEFEAERDAVPLAYWSPEELRLHNRSRAGRHALPVGGTYRMRERFAPQPLRRPYGGGRAVELPLPDLTTIAKADPAFSQVVADRRTVREHDDDAPLSLDRLAEFLHRSQHTTVVGEAGGQEVGHRPYPGGGAVYELEIYPLVARCAGLDAGLYHYDAVGHRLEPVAGWGSAADRLLAYARAAGAMPRPPQTVLVVTARVQRLMWKYEGMSYAMILKDAGVLTHQMYLVATAMGLAPCALGAGDSHAFAELSGLDPLVEPSVADFLLGSRRTADPAGAGGRP; encoded by the coding sequence GTGGTGAACGCCCCCGTCGGCGGTCCGCCGATCCAGGAGTCGTACCGGCTGCGTCGCGACGCGGAGCTGCGGCTCGGCGCGGACGGCTCGCTGATCCTGCGGCAGACCCGCTTCCAGCTCACCCTGGAGCAACCCGGCATGGGCCGGCGCGGGCTGCTGCTGCGGCTCGCCGACGACTGGGTGAGCGATGTCGAGGTGGGCCGGTTGGTCAGCGGCCTGGAGGGGGAGAGTCGCGTGTTGCCGGCGCAGTTGCTGCTGCGTCGGCTGCTCGCCCACTCCTGGCTGGACCGCCGCGTCCAGGTCGACGATCGGGCGTTGCTCGACCTGATGCCCACCGGCCTGGGTCGGGGCAGTCTGCCGGAGAGCCGCCCGCACACGCCAGGGGTCCGCTACCGGCTGTCCCGCTTCGCCACCCTCCAGCACGACCGGGACATGCTCGTGGCCGCGTCGTCGCTGAGCCTGCTCACGGTCGGCTGCGCCGACGCCGCCCTCGGCGGGCTACTGGCCGCCGCCGTGCCGGGCGTCGAATTCGAGACCGTGACCCGCCTGCTCGGTGTGTCGCCGCAGGCCGCCGGTCGGGTGCTCGACGAACTGGTCACCGCCCGGATCCTGGTCACCGACGCCGAGTTCGAGGCGGAACGCGATGCCGTGCCGCTGGCCTACTGGTCGCCGGAGGAACTGCGACTGCACAATCGTTCCCGGGCCGGCCGGCACGCGCTGCCGGTGGGCGGCACCTACCGGATGCGGGAGCGCTTCGCGCCGCAACCGCTGCGCCGCCCGTACGGCGGGGGTCGGGCGGTCGAGTTGCCGCTGCCGGACCTGACCACGATCGCCAAGGCGGATCCCGCGTTCAGCCAGGTCGTCGCGGACCGGCGCACCGTGCGCGAGCACGACGACGACGCACCGCTGTCCCTGGACCGGCTGGCGGAATTCCTGCACCGTTCGCAGCACACCACCGTGGTCGGCGAGGCAGGCGGACAGGAGGTCGGTCACCGGCCCTATCCGGGTGGTGGCGCGGTCTACGAGCTGGAGATCTATCCGCTTGTCGCGCGCTGCGCCGGGCTCGATGCGGGGCTCTACCACTACGACGCGGTCGGGCACCGGCTGGAGCCGGTCGCCGGCTGGGGGTCGGCCGCCGACCGGCTGTTGGCGTACGCCAGGGCGGCCGGTGCCATGCCCCGGCCGCCCCAGACGGTCCTGGTGGTCACCGCCCGGGTCCAGCGGCTGATGTGGAAGTACGAAGGGATGAGCTACGCCATGATTCTCAAGGACGCGGGTGTGCTGACCCATCAGATGTATCTCGTGGCCACCGCCATGGGGTTGGCACCGTGTGCGCTCGGTGCCGGCGACTCACACGCCTTCGCCGAGCTGTCCGGGCTGGACCCGCTCGTCGAACCGAGCGTGGCGGACTTCCTTCTCGGCTCGCGCCGCACCGCCGACCCGGCCGGAGCGGGAGGCCGGCCATGA
- a CDS encoding TOMM precursor leader peptide-binding protein, with translation MWRPRFRSDYLPVRLPDGPLVVLGETRSLLVDDPVAAELADHLDGAAPLADVVARLAVRHPVTAVAAALARLRDHGLLVSGPAHTSPAEAAGWDARGVPPDVGQRWMAGGEVTIVDLGAPRVAETADALRALGIAATVVGPDAPDPGPDDAQVLVLPGSMLDPRLAQINDRHLAAGRAWTLARPHGNVVFLGPHLVPGRTGCWACLRQRWQENEQVNAYLGGQGLAGPLPQPGRAVLPGLATMAAGLLATELAVLAVRGTSPRLTGRMVALDTRDLSLEGHQLVRQPQCPACGDPDLVRKAEPRIDLPPSGTQPSRAGESRTRAPAEAYAALAHHVSRYLGVVSRLTALEKTDNGVTHTYSAGHNFAQPRQLAALRRNLRGQSGGKGRTDLQARMSAIGEAVERYCGVWRADRPVHRATYRQLGPDRAVHLRELLLFSERQYADRSRLNRDLGHLHRIPYPLSDQVELDWTTGWSLTRQTPRELPAVHCWYGHPELTELGVCSADSNGCAAGGNRSEAIVQGFCELVERDSVALWWYHRSRLPGVDLASFADPWTAACVDHHATALGRELWALDLTADLGVPAFAAVSRRVDGGPEDVLVGFGAHLDARVALTRALTEVNQFLPAVGEPNSAGNRYGADDPDTARWFGTVRVADQPWLRPDPTRPPRTAADHEALTTGDVGDDVRRCVRLAEQAGLEVIVVDQSRPDIDLAVVKVVVPGLRHFWRRLGPGRLWDVPARLGRDPLATDETSANPLNVFF, from the coding sequence ATGTGGCGTCCGCGCTTCCGATCGGACTACCTGCCGGTGCGGCTGCCCGACGGTCCGCTCGTCGTGCTGGGCGAGACCCGCAGCCTGCTCGTGGACGACCCGGTCGCCGCCGAGTTGGCCGACCACCTCGACGGTGCCGCGCCGCTGGCCGACGTGGTGGCCCGGCTGGCCGTCCGGCATCCGGTCACCGCCGTCGCCGCCGCGCTCGCCCGACTGCGCGACCACGGTCTGCTGGTGTCCGGTCCGGCGCACACCTCGCCGGCCGAGGCGGCCGGCTGGGACGCCCGGGGGGTGCCGCCCGACGTCGGGCAGCGGTGGATGGCCGGTGGTGAGGTGACAATCGTGGACCTCGGGGCGCCTCGGGTGGCCGAGACCGCCGACGCGCTGCGCGCCCTCGGGATCGCCGCGACGGTGGTCGGCCCGGACGCGCCCGACCCCGGCCCGGACGACGCCCAGGTGCTGGTGCTGCCGGGGTCGATGCTGGATCCCCGGCTGGCCCAGATCAACGACCGGCACCTGGCCGCCGGCCGCGCATGGACACTCGCCCGGCCGCACGGCAACGTCGTCTTCCTCGGGCCGCACCTGGTGCCCGGCCGCACCGGCTGCTGGGCCTGCCTGCGGCAACGCTGGCAAGAGAACGAGCAGGTGAACGCCTATCTCGGCGGACAGGGCCTGGCCGGTCCGTTGCCGCAGCCCGGTCGGGCGGTCCTGCCCGGACTGGCCACCATGGCTGCCGGGCTGCTCGCCACCGAACTCGCCGTGCTCGCCGTGCGGGGCACGTCGCCCCGGCTCACCGGCCGGATGGTCGCGCTCGACACCCGGGACCTGAGCCTGGAGGGCCACCAACTGGTACGCCAGCCGCAGTGCCCCGCCTGCGGCGACCCGGACCTCGTCCGCAAGGCCGAGCCCCGGATCGACCTGCCACCGAGCGGCACCCAACCCAGCCGGGCCGGGGAATCCCGCACCCGGGCACCCGCCGAGGCGTACGCCGCACTCGCCCACCACGTCAGCCGGTACCTGGGTGTGGTGAGCCGGCTGACCGCACTGGAGAAGACCGACAACGGCGTCACGCACACCTACTCCGCCGGCCACAATTTCGCCCAGCCCCGGCAACTCGCCGCCCTGCGTCGCAACCTGCGTGGGCAGAGCGGTGGCAAGGGCCGGACCGACCTCCAGGCCCGGATGAGCGCGATCGGGGAGGCAGTGGAGCGCTACTGCGGGGTGTGGCGTGCCGACCGCCCGGTGCACCGGGCGACGTACCGGCAACTCGGCCCGGACCGCGCGGTGCACCTGCGGGAACTGCTGCTGTTCTCCGAACGCCAGTACGCCGACCGGAGCCGGCTCAACCGCGACCTGGGCCACCTGCACCGGATTCCGTACCCCCTGAGCGACCAGGTGGAGCTGGACTGGACCACGGGCTGGTCGTTGACCCGGCAGACACCGCGCGAGCTGCCCGCCGTGCACTGCTGGTACGGGCATCCGGAGCTGACCGAGCTGGGGGTGTGCTCGGCCGACTCGAACGGCTGCGCGGCCGGCGGCAACCGGTCGGAGGCGATTGTCCAGGGCTTCTGCGAACTGGTGGAGCGGGACAGCGTGGCGCTGTGGTGGTACCACCGCTCCCGGCTGCCGGGGGTGGACCTCGCCTCGTTCGCCGACCCGTGGACCGCCGCCTGCGTCGACCATCACGCCACCGCCCTGGGCCGCGAGCTGTGGGCCCTCGACCTGACCGCCGACCTCGGCGTACCCGCGTTCGCCGCGGTGTCCCGACGGGTCGACGGTGGGCCGGAGGACGTCCTGGTCGGGTTCGGTGCACACCTGGACGCGCGGGTCGCGCTGACCCGGGCGCTCACCGAGGTCAACCAGTTCCTGCCCGCCGTCGGCGAGCCCAACTCGGCGGGCAACCGGTACGGCGCCGACGATCCGGACACCGCACGTTGGTTCGGCACCGTGCGGGTGGCCGACCAGCCCTGGCTCCGGCCGGACCCGACCCGGCCGCCGCGCACCGCCGCAGACCACGAAGCGCTCACCACCGGTGACGTCGGGGACGATGTGCGCCGCTGCGTACGCCTGGCGGAGCAGGCCGGGCTGGAAGTGATCGTCGTCGACCAGTCCCGTCCGGATATCGACCTGGCGGTGGTGAAGGTCGTCGTGCCGGGACTGCGGCACTTCTGGCGCCGGCTCGGCCCTGGCCGACTGTGGGACGTCCCGGCCCGCCTCGGCCGGGACCCGCTGGCCACCGACGAGACGTCAGCAAATCCGCTGAACGTCTTCTTCTAG
- a CDS encoding SAM-dependent methyltransferase: protein MAQVRREEPVEDRFSRLDTTVPHSARVWNYWLGGKDNFAPDRAAGDQVRAVFPEIVEAARYSRAFLGRAVTYLAAEVGIRQFLDVGTGLPTADNTHEVAQRIVPQARVVYVDNDPMVLAHARVLLTSSEQGATQYIDADLRDSEKIIQGARETLDFREPIGLMLLGVMGHVEHPAEARDLVEALVSALPSGSYLAMSDGTATSERAIESHRQYNQSGALPYHLREVADFTAFFAGLDLVEPGVVPLGQWRPEHRPTASVDGYCGIARKP, encoded by the coding sequence ATGGCGCAGGTTCGACGTGAAGAGCCAGTGGAGGATCGGTTCTCCAGGCTGGACACGACAGTGCCGCACTCGGCGCGGGTATGGAACTACTGGCTCGGCGGTAAGGACAACTTCGCCCCGGACCGGGCAGCGGGTGACCAGGTACGAGCGGTCTTCCCGGAAATCGTCGAGGCGGCACGATACTCGCGGGCGTTCCTCGGTCGAGCGGTGACGTATCTGGCCGCAGAGGTGGGAATCCGCCAGTTTCTCGACGTCGGCACCGGCCTGCCCACGGCGGACAACACCCACGAGGTCGCCCAGCGGATCGTGCCGCAGGCACGGGTCGTCTACGTGGACAACGATCCGATGGTTCTCGCGCATGCCCGGGTGCTGCTCACCAGCAGCGAGCAGGGCGCCACCCAGTACATCGACGCCGACCTGCGCGACTCGGAGAAGATCATCCAGGGTGCTCGCGAGACGCTTGACTTCCGCGAGCCGATCGGGTTGATGTTGTTGGGCGTGATGGGCCATGTCGAGCACCCGGCCGAGGCACGAGACCTGGTCGAGGCCCTGGTCTCGGCGCTGCCATCCGGCAGCTACCTGGCGATGTCCGACGGTACGGCGACAAGCGAGCGGGCGATCGAGTCGCATCGGCAGTACAACCAGAGCGGTGCCCTGCCGTACCACCTGCGTGAGGTCGCCGACTTCACCGCGTTCTTCGCCGGCCTCGACCTGGTCGAGCCGGGTGTCGTACCACTGGGCCAATGGCGTCCGGAGCACCGGCCGACGGCCAGCGTGGACGGCTACTGCGGGATCGCTCGCAAGCCCTGA
- a CDS encoding AAA family ATPase, with product MTPGLENASTGLRFVGRRAQLARIGRARAAVLSHGRQMVCEVVGEPGIGKTRFVREALAQGLSTVPWAVGTCTPDERGVPFHVFRHAFAGGRPPRCELAERSGGTAAEIWAESASAPPPTGRASDARRFRTYQLARRLIGLAARDGLVLVLDDLHWADSSSTGLIAHLLRYPVPAPLLLVLVYRPRQTATPMPFGPPDPDEGAAAQPRAHDRIELRPLSLDEAALLGPCATEAELRARYDLTGGNPGYLAALPDSPLLCGGAAIREPQAARLSDAVVAVLRREWTDLPPVDVACLRAGAIVDAPFTADLLAEIAQVPTTSAVEAGWRLARRDLFRRVPGTGRFTFRHPVLRMAVTQDTDPAWRMTAYPRALTALVEQGAPPAVRARHAERLLALPDGRWVERGVDVLCRAAQEARRETPELAIRWLRLALRALRSTTGPTQRRLDVSFALAQITGETGDLAESRALLQDIVPLLTADPDGRRARAVALWARVERLLGNYAEAAAISRRELAAVPAGPGGYQLATEIGAAGILAGRPMVGLPDVLSTDLGGSGVDRAGLLAVRSLAAVTDGALDDARHLLAAGVRIVDSLPDRDVRDHPDCLTALGLTELYLERQTDAVRHLDRGLALVRAAHRDDGLCQLLLSRSQVAYHHGQLTTAIDLATEAGIVARRIGSPDLLSFALAFEAEATAWRGRPRDDARAVALARSAVEIATDLATWCGRTAATALATTALLAGDPQTCAELLRSAGGDSRLSRLQSTLRPMWYGLLCAAALASGEVADAERQARLAMADADQIGLPGQRGCAESAYGEVLLARGEVAAALVHLETAADLFRTGGMVLRRSLALAALARAAEAADRSGPAERARRRALELAEWCGTERVALRLARPVGPREAAALTDREWHIARLAATGDTSRLIGRQLNISPRTVEAHLTRIYRKAGVASRSALVAWVSRLDDTDR from the coding sequence ATGACCCCTGGGCTGGAAAATGCGTCAACGGGCCTGCGCTTTGTCGGGCGGCGAGCACAGTTGGCGCGAATCGGTAGAGCCCGGGCGGCCGTGCTGAGCCACGGCAGGCAGATGGTCTGCGAGGTGGTCGGGGAGCCGGGCATCGGCAAGACCCGGTTCGTCCGGGAAGCCCTGGCACAGGGCCTTTCCACCGTCCCCTGGGCCGTCGGGACCTGTACGCCGGACGAGCGAGGAGTCCCCTTCCACGTCTTCCGGCACGCCTTCGCCGGGGGGCGGCCACCCCGATGCGAACTTGCCGAGCGATCCGGCGGGACGGCCGCCGAGATCTGGGCGGAGTCCGCCAGCGCCCCACCGCCGACGGGCCGGGCGTCGGACGCCCGACGGTTCCGCACCTACCAACTGGCCCGCCGGCTTATCGGTCTGGCCGCCCGGGACGGCCTGGTGCTGGTCCTCGACGATCTGCACTGGGCGGATTCCTCCTCCACCGGATTGATCGCCCACCTGTTGCGGTATCCGGTGCCGGCTCCGCTGCTGCTCGTACTCGTCTACCGTCCCCGGCAGACCGCGACGCCGATGCCGTTCGGTCCACCGGATCCCGACGAAGGTGCCGCTGCGCAGCCGAGGGCGCATGATCGGATCGAACTCCGTCCGCTGAGCCTCGACGAGGCCGCGCTACTGGGCCCCTGCGCCACCGAGGCAGAACTGCGCGCCCGGTACGACCTGACCGGCGGCAATCCCGGCTACCTGGCGGCACTGCCAGACAGCCCGCTGCTGTGCGGTGGCGCGGCGATCCGCGAACCACAGGCCGCCCGGCTCTCCGACGCGGTGGTGGCCGTGCTCCGACGCGAGTGGACAGACCTGCCACCCGTTGACGTTGCCTGCCTGCGAGCCGGTGCGATCGTCGACGCGCCCTTCACCGCCGACCTGCTCGCCGAGATCGCACAGGTGCCGACGACATCGGCGGTCGAGGCCGGCTGGCGGTTGGCCCGGCGTGACCTGTTCCGTCGGGTCCCGGGCACGGGACGGTTCACCTTCCGGCACCCGGTGCTGCGGATGGCGGTCACCCAGGACACCGACCCGGCGTGGCGGATGACGGCCTATCCGAGGGCGCTCACCGCGCTGGTCGAGCAGGGCGCTCCACCCGCGGTCCGGGCCCGCCACGCGGAACGCCTGCTCGCCCTGCCGGACGGCCGCTGGGTCGAACGCGGCGTCGACGTGCTCTGCCGGGCCGCGCAGGAAGCCCGCCGGGAAACACCGGAACTGGCCATCCGCTGGTTGCGGCTGGCGTTGCGGGCGCTCCGGTCCACCACCGGGCCGACGCAGCGTCGTCTGGACGTGTCGTTCGCACTGGCCCAGATCACCGGGGAAACGGGTGACCTGGCCGAGAGCAGAGCCCTGCTCCAGGACATCGTGCCGCTGCTCACCGCCGATCCGGACGGGCGGCGTGCCCGGGCGGTGGCTCTCTGGGCGCGGGTGGAACGCCTGCTCGGCAACTACGCGGAGGCGGCGGCGATCAGTCGGCGCGAGCTGGCCGCCGTCCCGGCCGGTCCCGGCGGCTACCAACTGGCCACCGAGATCGGCGCCGCCGGCATCCTCGCCGGCCGTCCCATGGTCGGCCTGCCGGACGTGCTCAGCACCGACCTCGGCGGCTCCGGCGTGGACCGCGCCGGCCTCCTTGCCGTCCGCAGCCTGGCCGCCGTGACCGACGGCGCGCTCGACGACGCCCGGCACCTGCTCGCTGCCGGCGTCCGGATCGTCGACTCGCTGCCGGACCGGGACGTGCGAGACCACCCCGACTGCCTGACCGCGCTCGGCTTGACCGAGCTGTATCTGGAGCGGCAGACCGACGCGGTTCGGCACCTCGACCGGGGACTCGCCCTCGTCCGGGCCGCGCACCGCGACGACGGGCTGTGTCAGCTGCTGCTCAGCCGCAGTCAGGTGGCCTACCACCACGGTCAGCTGACCACAGCCATCGACCTGGCCACCGAGGCGGGCATCGTCGCCCGGCGCATCGGCAGTCCCGATCTGCTGAGCTTCGCCCTGGCGTTCGAGGCGGAGGCGACGGCCTGGCGCGGTCGCCCCCGGGACGACGCCCGGGCGGTGGCGCTGGCCCGCAGCGCCGTCGAGATCGCCACCGACCTCGCCACCTGGTGCGGTCGTACCGCCGCGACCGCACTTGCCACCACCGCGCTGCTGGCCGGTGATCCACAGACCTGTGCCGAACTGCTGCGCTCAGCCGGCGGCGACAGCCGGCTGAGCCGCCTCCAGAGCACCCTCCGGCCAATGTGGTACGGGCTGCTCTGCGCCGCCGCGCTCGCCTCGGGCGAGGTGGCCGACGCGGAACGGCAGGCGCGGCTGGCCATGGCCGACGCGGACCAGATCGGCCTTCCCGGGCAGCGGGGCTGCGCCGAGTCGGCGTACGGCGAAGTGCTGCTCGCCCGCGGTGAGGTCGCGGCGGCGTTGGTCCACCTGGAGACCGCGGCCGACCTGTTCCGCACCGGCGGAATGGTGTTGCGGCGCAGCCTGGCGCTGGCCGCCCTGGCGAGGGCGGCCGAAGCCGCGGACCGGAGCGGCCCGGCGGAGCGGGCCCGCCGGCGGGCGCTGGAGCTGGCCGAATGGTGCGGGACGGAACGGGTCGCGCTGCGGCTGGCCCGTCCGGTCGGCCCGCGCGAGGCCGCCGCCCTGACCGACCGGGAGTGGCACATCGCGCGGCTCGCGGCGACCGGGGACACCAGCCGGCTGATCGGGCGGCAGCTGAACATCAGCCCCCGCACCGTGGAGGCCCACCTGACCCGGATCTACCGCAAAGCCGGCGTCGCCTCCCGATCGGCTCTGGTCGCCTGGGTTTCCCGGCTCGATGACACCGATCGATGA